The following coding sequences lie in one Kryptolebias marmoratus isolate JLee-2015 linkage group LG5, ASM164957v2, whole genome shotgun sequence genomic window:
- the poc1bl gene encoding polypeptide N-acetylgalactosaminyltransferase 4 codes for MRGRCSRKLGVLAKAGFLLWLLWLGYLLLARSSFPSLPSGPDEGEGERDARARQRKLDEGQLARPLYVKPPPDNNAPGEWGRAAHLNLSPGEKKQEEEALERYAINIYVSDKISLHRHIQDHRMNECLSKKFDYERLPTTSVIIAFYNEAWSTLLRTIHSVLETTPAILLKEIILIDDYSDRGYLKSQLAEYISNLQRVRLIRTNKREGLVRARLIGATYATGDVLTFLDCHCECVPGWMEPLLERIAENASTIVCPVIDTIDWNNFEFYMQTDEPMIGGFDWRLTFQWHSVPEVERKRRRSRIDPIRSPTMAGGLFAVSKAYFEYLGTYDMGMEVWGGENLELSFRVWQCGGSLEIHPCSHVGHVFPKKAPYARPNFLQNTVRAAEVWMDSYKQHFYNRNPPARKETYGDISERLLLRERLKCKSFDWYLKNIYPDLHVPEDREGWHGAIHSSGIQSECLDYNAPDHNPTGAQLSLFGCHGQGGNQYFEYTTQKEIRFNSVTELCAEVLEGHTLISMRHCPHDSEVKPPSIVWEFRQDGTVHHPHSDTCLTAYRTAEGRPDVQMRRCGPNDSTQRWKFEW; via the exons ATGAGGGGGCGCTGCTCCCGAAAACTGGGCGTGCTGGCCAAGGCCGGCTTCCTGCTGTGGCTGCTGTGGCTGGGCTACCTTCTGCTGGCGCGCTCCTCTTTCCCCTCCCTGCCGTCGGGGCCGGACGAAGGGGAGGGGGAGCGCGACGCACGGGCCAGGCAGCGGAAACTGGACGAGGGCCAGCTGGCCCGGCCCCTCTACGTCAAACCGCCGCCCGACAACAACGCGCCGGGGGAGTGGGGTCGGGCCGCGCACCTCAACCTGAGCCCGGGGGagaagaagcaggaggaggaagcctTGGAGCGTTACGCCATCAATATCTACGTCAGTGACAAGATCTCCCTCCATCGGCACATTCAGGACCACAGGATGAATGA ATGCCTGAGTAAGAAGTTCGACTACGAGCGTTTACCCACCACCTCGGTGATCATAGCCTTCTACAACGAGGCCTGGTCCACCCTGCTGAGAACCATTCACAGCGTGCTGGAGACCACTCCTGCCATCCTGCTGAAAGAAATCATCCTGATTGACGACTACAGTGACCGAG GCTACCTGAAATCGCAGCTGGCGGAGTACATCAGCAACCTGCAGCGCGTGCGCCTCATCCGCACCAACAAAAGAGAGGGGCTGGTCCGGGCTCGCCTCATCGGCGCCACCTACGCCACGGGGGACGTCCTGACCTTCCTCGACTGCCACTGCGAGTGCGTGCCCGGCTGGATGGAGCCCCTGCTGGAAAG GATCGCCGAGAACGCCAGCACCATCGTGTGCCCCGTGATCGACACCATCGACTGGAACAACTTTGAGTTCTACATGCAGACGGACGAGCCGATGATCGGCGGGTTCGACTGGAGGCTCACCTTCCAGTGGCACTCGGTCCCCGAGGTGGAACGCAAGAGGCGGCGGTCCCGCATCGACCCCATCAG GTCTCCTACCATGGCAGGGGGGTTATTTGCTGTGAGCAAAGCCTACTTTGAGTACCTCGGCACGTACGACATGGGCATGGAGGTGTGGGGGGGAGAAAACCTCGAGCTGTCTTTCAGG GTGTGGCAGTGCGGAGGCAGCTTGGAGATCCACCCCTGCTCCCACGTGGGCCACGTCTTCCCCAAGAAGGCCCCCTACGCCCGGCCCAACTTCCTCCAGAACACCGTGCGGGCCGCAGAAGTCTGGATGGACTCTTATAAGCAGCACTTCTACAACAGGAACCCTCCAGCCAGAAAG GAAACCTACGGGGACATCTCGGAGCGGCTGCTGCTGAGGGAGAGGCTGAAGTGCAAAAGTTTTGACTGGTACCTGAAAAACATCTACCCGGACCTGCATGTTCCCGAGGACAGGGAAGGCTGGCACGGAGCT ATCCACAGCTCAGGGATCCAATCAGAGTGCCTGGATTACAACGCTCCAGACCACAACCCCACAGGCGCCCAACTTTCTCTGTTCGGCTGCCACGGCCAGGGAGGCAACCag tATTTTGAGTACACCACTCAGAAGGAGATCCGCTTCAACTCGGTGACGGAGCTGTGTGCCGAAGTACTTGAGGGACACACCTTAATCAGCATGAGACACTGTCCCCATGACAGCGAGGTCAAGCCCCCCAGTATTGTCTGGGAGTTCAGACAG GACGGGACCGTCCACCACCCGCACTCCGACACGTGCCTGACCGCCTACCGCACGGCCGAGGGTCGCCCCGACGTCCAGATGAGGCGCTGCGGCCCGAACGACTCGACCCAGCGGTGGAAGTTCGAGTGGTAG